The Paenibacillus wynnii DNA window GAAAGCAGCCGATATTTGCGTCAACAGCATTGCAAATCGCAATGTCGTTCATTTGTTCGGAAGCGGGCACTCCCGCATGGCAGTTGAGGAAATGTATCCGCGCTATGGAAGTTTCCCCGGCTTTCATCCGATGGTCGAGCTAAGCCTAACGAACCACCATCAAGTGGTAGGGAGCAACGGTCAGCGCCAAGCCATGTATTTGGAGAACGTTGAGGGATTCGGCAAAGTAATCGCCGAAAATTTTCATTATGGCAAACATGACAGCATGATGTTGTTTTCCCATAGTGGAACCAGCAACGTGGTCATCGATTTAGCCTTTGAGATGAAGAGCCGTGACATTCCAGTGATTGCCGTCACTTCTGTCGGCCACAGCCAGCTAAGCGATTCCAAACACAGCTCCGGCAAGAAGCTGTACGAATTGGCTGACATCGTTATTGATAACGGTGCAGTACCCGGCGATGCCATGGTCAAGGTGGAAAATCTTAATACTCCTGTTGGCCCCGGTTCTACCATCGGCAACACTCTCATTGTCAATTTAATCAAGTGTGAGGTTGCCCGCAGACTTACTGCAATGGGGTTACCTCCTAAAGTGCTTACCAGCGCCATATTTGTCGGGAAAGAGGAATCCGCAAAGCTGTTCCATGATTCGTACGAGGAGTATTG harbors:
- a CDS encoding sugar isomerase domain-containing protein; the protein is METHTHNELETDYISGVRKIVDRIEKEQMPAILKAADICVNSIANRNVVHLFGSGHSRMAVEEMYPRYGSFPGFHPMVELSLTNHHQVVGSNGQRQAMYLENVEGFGKVIAENFHYGKHDSMMLFSHSGTSNVVIDLAFEMKSRDIPVIAVTSVGHSQLSDSKHSSGKKLYELADIVIDNGAVPGDAMVKVENLNTPVGPGSTIGNTLIVNLIKCEVARRLTAMGLPPKVLTSAIFVGKEESAKLFHDSYEEYWSSTRYL